Proteins from a genomic interval of Nerophis lumbriciformis linkage group LG01, RoL_Nlum_v2.1, whole genome shotgun sequence:
- the b4galt3 gene encoding beta-1,4-galactosyltransferase 3, producing MACWGRSLDSPCTLALLVGFQFAFVLYFSLGGFKGLVSVLVHTTESEFDYSRPHDVYTNLSYLRAPPPWPLNSGTGPPATGPPLPDCQVISPLLVGPVSVHFSSPLTLEEIRQKNPLVLPGGRYGPPDCEPRHHTAIVVPYRNRQTHLRALLYHLHPFLQRQQIHYSIYIVQQWGNSTFNRAKLLNVGVREALRDEDWSCIFLHDVDLLPENDHNTYTCHKQFPTHLSVAMDKFRYRLPYPQYFGGVSAVTPDQYMKMNGFPNQYWGWGGEDDDIAARVRLSGMKIVRPPVAIGHYKMIKHRGDRGNEQNPHRFDLLKRTRLNWRSDGLNSLTYELLSKELEPLYTNLTVNIGEDSHQHRGKNTNSVQKGSASKTVAKDNQEIETAASKESTVVKSSASKTRPKDNQETKTLVSKESVVVNVSVSRLEGVKTEPIRTKAANETTQEKTNVHTPHL from the exons ATGGCATGTTGGGGGCGCTCTCTGGACTCACCGTGCACATTGGCTTTGCTGGTGGGCTTCCAGTTTGCCTTTGTGCTCTACTTCTCCCTCGGGGGCTTCAAAGGCTTGGTATCTGTGCTAGTTCACACCACAGAGTCTGAGTTTGATTACTCACGTCCTCACGACGTCTACACCAACCTCAGTTATCTGAGAGCGCCACCTCCCTGGCCTCTGAACTCTGGCACTGGACCCCCTGCAACGGGACCGCCGCTACCAGATTGTCAAGTTATCTCTCCACTGCTGG TCGGGCCTGTCTCCGTACATTTTTCCTCGCCTCTGACGCTAGAGGAGATCAGACAGAAGAACCCATTGGTGCTGCCAGGCGGACGCTACGGTCCACCGGACTGTGAACCTCGACACCACACTGCCATTGTGGTACCATACCGGAACCGGCAGACTCATCTCCGTGCCCTCCTCTACCACCTTCATCCTTTCTTGCAGAGGCAACAGATCCACTACAGCATCTACATAGTGCAGCAG TGGGGGAACAGCACTTTCAACCGAGCCAAGCTGCTGAATGTCGGGGTGCGGGAAGCCCTCCGAGATGAAGACTGGAGCTGCATCTTCCTCCATGATGTTGACCTGCTGCCTGAGAACGACCACAACACCTACACCTGCCACAAGCAGTTTCCCACACACCTGTCTGTGGCCATGGACAAGTTCAGATACAG GCTTCCCTACCCACAATATTTTGGTGGGGTGTCTGCAGTGACCCCAGACCAGTATATGAAAATGAATGGCTTCCCTAACCAGTACTGGGGATGGGGGGGAGAGGACGATGATATCGCTGCAAG AGTGCGTCTGTCTGGCATGAAGATTGTGCGCCCCCCAGTGGCCATCGGCCATTACAAAATGATCAAGCACAGAGGAGACAGAGGCAATGAGCAAAACCCACACAG ATTTGACCTTCTGAAAAGGACCAGACTTAACTGGCGCTCCGATGGCCTCAACTCTTTGACTTATGAGCTCCTTTCCAAAGAGCTGGAGCCACTCTACACAAACCTCACTGTCAACATCGGAGAAGACTCTCATCAACATCGGGGGAAAAATACCAACTCTGTGCAAAAAGGTAGTGCCTCCAAGACCGTAGCCAAGGACAACCAGGAGATAGAAACAGCAGCGAGCAAAGAGTCCACAGTGGTAAAAAGTAGCGCCTCCAAGACCAGACCCAAGGACAATCAGGAGACAAAAACATTAGTGAGCAAAGAGTCTGTGGTGGTAAATGTCTCTGTGAGCAGACTCGAAGGCGTGAAGACAGAACCTATTCGGACAAAGGCAGCTAATGAAACGACACAAgagaaaacaaatgtgcataCACCTCACCTGTAG